The following are from one region of the Theropithecus gelada isolate Dixy chromosome 6, Tgel_1.0, whole genome shotgun sequence genome:
- the HAPLN1 gene encoding hyaluronan and proteoglycan link protein 1 isoform X2 — translation MKSLLLLVLISICWADHLSDNYTLDHDRVIHLQAENGPRLLVEAEQAKVFSHRGGNVTLPCKFYRDPTAFGSGIHKIRIKWTKLTSDYLKEVDVFVSMGYHKKTYGGYQGRVFLKGGSDNDASLVITDLTLEDYGRYKCEVIEGLEDDTAVVALDLQGVVFPYFPRLGRYNLNFHEAQQACLDQDAVIASFDQLYDAWRGGLDWCNAGWLSDGSVQYPITKPREPCGGQNTVPGVRNYGFWDKDKSRYDVFCFTSNFNGRFYYLIHPTKLTYDEAVQACLNDGAQIAKVGQIFAAWKLLGYDRCDAGWLADGSVRYPISRPRRHCSPTEAAVRFVGFPDKKHKLYGVYCFRAYN, via the exons cAGAAAATGGCCCCCGTCTACTTGTAGAAGCAGAGCAAGCCAAGGTGTTCTCACACAGAGGTGGCAATGTTACACTGCCATGCAAATTTTATCGAGACCCTACAGCATTTGGCTCAGGAATCCATAAAATCCGAATTAAGTGGACCAAGCTAACTTCGGATTACCTCAAGGAAGTGGATGTTTTTGTTTCCATGGGATACCACAAAAAAACCTATGGAGGCTACCAGGGTAGGGTGTTTCTGAAGGGAGGCAGTGATAATGATGCTTCTCTGGTCATCACAGACCTCACTCTGGAAGATTATGGGAGATATAAGTGTGAGGTGATTGAAGGATTAGAAGACGATACTGCTGTGGTAGCACTGGACTTACAAG GTGTGGTATTCCCTTACTTTCCACGACTGGGGCGCTACAATCTGAATTTTCACGAGGCTCAGCAGGCGTGTCTGGACCAGGATGCTGTGATCGCCTCCTTCGACCAGCTGTACGACGCCTGGCGGGGCGGGCTGGACTGGTGCAACGCCGGCTGGCTTAGTGACGGCTCTGTGCAATATCCCATCACAAAGCCCAGAGAGCCCTGTGGGGGCCAGAACACGGTGCCTGGAGTCAGGAACTATGGATTTTGggataaagataaaagcagatatgatgttttctgttttacatcCAATTTCAATG GCCGTTTTTACTATCTGATCCACCCCACCAAACTGACCTATGATGAAGCGGTACAAGCTTGTCTCAATGATGGTGCTCAGATTGCCAAAGTGGGCCAGATATTTGCTGCCTGGAAACTTCTTGGATATGACCGCTGTGATGCGGGCTGGTTGGCGGATGGCAGCGTCCGCTACCCTATCTCTAGGCCAAGAAGGCACTGCAGTCCtactgaggctgcagtgcgcttCGTGGGTTTCCCAGATAAAAAGCATAAGCTGTATGGTGTCTACTGCTTCAGAGCATACAACTGA